TCGAGATGCATCACGAGTGAACGAAGAGAATTACCATGAGCAACCACCCAGATATTCTGTCCCGCTTTCACCATTGGTTCTATTTTTTCGATATAGTAGGGAATGGTTCTTGCGGCAGTATCTTTCAGGCTTTCGCCGTTCGGAGGGTTAATGTCGTAGCTTCTTCTCCAGAGGTGCACCTGTTCGTCGCCAAACTTTTGTGCGGTTTCGGCTTTGTTCAAGCCCTGAAGGTCACCGTAGTGGCGTTCATTCAATGCCTGGTCTCTGTCAACAGGTATTTCATCGTAACCGGCACTTCCGGCTGCCAGCTCAGCAGTCCTGATTGCTCTTTTTAGAACGGAAGTAAATAGATGATCAAATTTTAGATTTTTAGCTTTCAAAAGTTCACCGGCTTCGGTTGCTTCTTTTTCACCAAGTTCGGTGATATCAACATCAACCCAGCCTGTAAATCTGTTCTCAAGGTTCCATTGAGACTGCCCGTGCCTTAACAGAACTAAATAGTTCATTAGTCTCCTCTTTCTGTGATTTGTGAAAAGATGAGTATCAATTTACAAAATCTTTGGGTAAATATTTGTAATCTTATTATTACAGAGAAGAAATTTCAACATTTTCAATCAATTTTGTTATGAAATGGAACAATTTTTCGATATTTTGGTAAATCATTAAGAAACTTAATTTTTATAAAAACCACCATGGAAATCAGATGCGATTCTCACTCATTCTAACAGTTACACTTCTTTCACTCCTCTGGCAAGGGTGCAGTTGCCCTGTTTGTGAAATTACCGACAACAGGTACCCCAAAACCTTCAAACTGACAGGCGTGCCGGAACCCTTGAAGCTGAAAGTGGACTCGTATATCGCCGGAAAAACAGGCGAAACTTTCTTCACAAATTACATCAAACTGAACGAAACCGCATCATATTTCGACTCTGTGAAATACTTCTGGGTTTACGACATCATCATTCCGGAAAAGGAATTCGTTAAGGGTAAAATCGAACTGTTCACTGATGCAAAAGGTAACATCGACCCCCTTATGGAAGTGAGCGGCATCCCCGACTGCGAGGCGAACCCTGCAGGCTGTTCATTCGACATTACCCCGCAAAAGGCATTCGTTTTAGCAACAAAAGAGGGACTGAAACCGGGTATAAATGAGTGGAAACTAAAGTTTATATGGAGCCACAAGTTCAACCGGTATGTCTGGCAGATTATCTCCACCCTCGAAGAATCACAGGGTAGCCAGGGCTTCCGCGGTTCCGGACAGGAACTCCTCCTCGATGCATCTACAGGTACAAAACTTGAGCTTTCAGAGTGGAAGGTACGGTGACTCAGCTATTAGCTATGATCTATGATCTATGAGCTGAAATGAATTAATGTGGGTGGAGGACGCAGATACACGCAGATTTAACGAAGTTCCGCAGAGGGATGAGCCCTTTAGGGGATATATGTATGGCTAAAAAACCAATACCTGATACCTGCAAAAAAACCCGTCAGGGTGATATGTGGGTAGATAATCGTGTAATTAAAAGTTACCCGACATGTCTTCGAAAATTTAGTGACCCGGATGAAAGACTTGGGATAACTGGCTAACTCCCGGATTTCCGGAGAATTTATTTGAACTGTAACTTATTATAAATAAAACAGTTGCCATCTTTTTTTCGAATAATATGGAACTTTTCTGGAGAATTTCTGGAGAATTTTCCAGTATCGTTCTGCATCTACTCAGGTTTGGGGACCGGAAAAACTCTAAAAATCAGTAGTTTCACCTAACCGTTTCATCTCTTTGAGCCCAAGCTCTACAGCACGGTCCAATATTTTTTCGTTTTTCTCTAATTTTATGCCTGCAATATAAAATGTTGACTTCCCCTCCCCAACTCTGTCAAGTAACCCCGCTTCAACCATTTTGTTAACCGCATATTTCACTTGTGCTCTTGATAATAAATTCTTGAGAAGGAACTCAAAGTCTTTCATCCGGCCTTTTTCAAATTCTTTAATATGTTTTAACAAAATAATAGCAATCTGAATATCGCTAATGGGTTTCTGATTCGAATATTCATGTTCAGTTCCTGTAAAGATGTAATAATCTTTTGCCAGAATGAATTTTTGCGAGTTCGTTTTTCCAACTCTTTCGAGTAACCCTTCTTTTTCCATTTTTTTCAGTATCAAAGAGTCGAGATTCCTGAGATTGTCTCCTCTTCTTATACAATTCAAGGTAATAATTTCCTGAACGCTTAGCTTTTCACCATTTTTTCTGTTTTGTTGGATCTGATGGATAAATAAGGCGAAAGCCTTGTCCTGAACAATGGAAGACAACCGTAGCTCTACTTGAAAGTCGTCAGATTTTGAATAATCAGGTTCCGGCTTGGCTTCTGATAGCGATTGATAATATATTTTATCGATACCTTGCCCGCTTCTTTCAACAATTCCTGTCTTCGCCATCACATCACTAAGTAAACGATTTCGTGGTGTGCTGTTGACAGTCAGTAAGTTTTGCAAAGTTACACCCGGGGGGAAACCACCTGCATTTACGACATGCAGTTCATTCGGGAACTGTTTGATCACAGTTTCACTATTCCTCATATAGTCCCGGTGTGCAACAGCATTATTTATTGCCTCCCTTATCACTTCTTTATTAAAAAATGGTATGTCAAAAATAAACGGACCTTGTTGTATCGGGAACCTACCATTTCGCTGATTTATTGCATCCCATAATTTATCTATAGTCAAAAAATAAGATTCACTGAATATTTGACGGTTGTCAAAATTTATTTGTGTCAATGAATTTCTGTATTCGAGATTTATTTTTGATTGTGGCAGATGTTTTGCAATTGCGGACTCCTTTCCGACAAGTATCAGGGCTGCAAAAGTAATATTATTCCCATATATTAAGTCCAAATCTGAGAGTGCCTGTTCGTTTGATTGCGAAAGGAACTGAAGATTATCCTGTTTTTTAGAATACGCTTCTTTAAGTTTATGAATGGCATTCTCATCGAGATCGTTGAATGACAGTCCTGAACACACCTTTGCTGAGAAATCAGGTTCCTGCTCTTGTACTATCTTTAAATATTGCCGTTCATCCATTGGTATCAGTTCTTCACCTACCCGCATTAATGGCACATCTTCGAATTTATAAACTTTTCCAACCGGTCGGGGTGGAATGGCAATCAGTAGAACTCTTTTGCCACTTTCATCGTACAATTCCTGAATTTGTACACGAATTTTCAAATCTCTGTATATGTCCTGTTCTAATCTACCAACATTTTCAATACATTGTCGCGTCCCAACCACTTGGTGAGGATACTTGTCATTTATTCCAAAGACTAGATACCCGCCCCCCTCATTCGCAAAAGCACTTACATATCCTAAGATACATCGCCTTCGCTCCTGTGGTGTTGGTTTCGAACCACCGTTATAACTGAAATTGCCTCCTTTTGCTTCCTTAAACTCAATCTTGTGTTCAGTTTCTTTAAGTTTTATTAATTCTTCTATCCTCATTTCGATTCTCAGAATTACGATTTGATAATTGATTCAGATTTATATCTGAAATAAATAATTTAAAACAGCATTTTACTGACGAATTCTAGAAAACCCGCCGGGTATTCGATATTCCGAAACTCCGAAGTTCTCTCCCCTTACCACCCCTTGGGTTTCAAAACATTCCTTGGGGAATGTTTGAATTTTTCGATCATGTATTTTTCATTGTAGCCGGCAATGCCACAGCCGACTTTAGTGAGGAGGAATTCAAGGTCGGGATTGGTTTTTGCACATGCAAAAAAGTTTTCGACACTTTTGGTGATTTCATCATCGGTTCTCATTCCGAAATTTTCATCGAGTGTCGGGAAGGCATAACATTGACCGGTGAATCCTTCGCCGACACCAAGTTCCGCACCGAATAGTTCAAGAGCCTGTCTTGCAGCACCGCCGTAATGTTTCCCGGCGAGGTTTGATCCAAAAACAAATATTTGATTTGGTTTTAATGATTCGATCATATTGTTTTCCAATATTTAGATTCCAAAAACATTTCATTTTAATTGTTAAGCCGGCATTAATGAAAGGACAATCGAGACGATTGTCGCTCCTTTTCTGATTTCTGGAAAATTCATCCGCGAAAATCTGTCTAATCCGCGTGTATCTGCGTCCTCTACCCATATGTCGCCACAAGGGCTTTCCCCCCTCTGCGAAAATCCGTCTTATCTGCGTGTATCTGCGTCCCTTAAAAATCCGTGGTAATCTGTTTCATCCGTTTCATCCGTGTTCCATTTCCTTCTCTCCCATCTTAAAAAACTTGTTCTCAATATAGATCTGCAATTTTGCAAAGCCGTAACCGATTGCACTTCCGACGAGAGCTCCCGCGAGAGTATCCGACGGGTAATGGAGACCGAGATAAGGTCTGGAAATTGCTATCAAAGCTGCAGTTATAAACAATACCCATTTAAGATTTGGATATAACAAAGAAAAAAACATCGCAACGGCAAAATTATTAACGGCATGACTGGACGGAAACGACAATGTCCCTTCCGGACCGATTGGTGTGATCACATCTGGAAGAAAATTACAGGGTCTAACCCGGTCGAAAAGGTTTTTCAGGAAATTTGAGCTGATTTGATCACTCGTTGCAATCAGTAAAATTGCCATAACCGCAGCAATTCTTCCTCTTTTTCCCCCTTTTGTTACCAAAATTCCCAGCATAATAACATAGGTGATGTACCAACTGTTTACATCGGTTATAAGCGAGAAGAATCTGTCCAGAGGTCTGGCACTCAATGTGTGGTTGAAAAAATAGAAAATCGCTTTATCGATCTCAAAAAGAAAATCCATTGTTTCCCCTTAGTTCAGAAATTCCCATGAGATGCCAAATCTGATGTTCCTTGGCAGCACAGGGTAATATGGTGAAAGATAATATTTTGATCCGAGAAGATTTTCCCACGAAAAATAGAGTGTCGCAACCTTCTGAATTGTACCCGCAAGAGCGAAGTCAAGTTGTCCCGATGCCGGAACATCATCCATAAATGGAGTGTAGAGTACCCGGTCGGTGAAGAAATTATAAAATGTTGCCACCGAAGAGGTTCTGTAAGAATACGAAAGAGTGGTTTTCAGGTCAAGAGCATCATTGAAGAGAGTGTCTCTGAAAACTATTCCCACTTTTGAATTGAGGAGAGGGATTATGTTTTTTTCAGAGTCTTTGAGCCGTTTATGGTTGTATCTGATATCAGCAAAACAGGAGAATGGTCCAATTTTGTAATCCGCTGAGGCTGCCGCTCCAAAAGCGAGATTCTCGGGTTCAATCGCAGGTACAAACCCGATTGCGACCATCGGATCCATTGTTGGCATAAAAGTTCCGACCAAAGTTCTGTCAGAGTTTGCAGCCCAGCCGAGGAGTTTCAAGGAAAGAACCCCGTCGGCATAACCCAGCTCCCCTTCCACCCGGGTGATGGAAGTTTTGGCATTTATGTAACCGTAATCCTGATCAAAACTGTTGAGCCAGGAAACTCCGCCTCTGAATTTGAAATACTCCGCAAACTCAGCTTTCCCTTCACCACCAAAACCCGTGTAAACCTCCCCCTCATAAATAAAAAGCTTTCCGAAACCTGAGAGAGCAAATCCGCCCGCTTTACCCGTCAGAATACCCCCTGCAGAGAAGGAGTTTTTCCTTGCCGGACCTGAAGGAACGAAGGTACCACTTGAGCTGTCGAACCAGAAAGATTCCTGAGTTACGGCATCATAATTTGCATGAACATCGGCAGCGAAATATTTGGTATCGAAAGTCGTTCTGAACGATCCGCCTGTGGCTGAAAACTTTCTGTCGATCATGAACCGGTTTGGATTTGTGAATAACGAATCCTCATTCTGACGGAATTCGTTTGTATTCGTCTGGTGATACAAAGCCCCTTCGAAATACCCTTTGCCGGCAAAATATCCAAATGCCTTAAGATTTATCCTGTGCGAAGCGTTTTTTTGATATCTGTTCAGAAAATTCACGGGAGCAGCTCTGTCGTCATACAGAATGTCGTCAATGGTTCTTCCGGGAATTGAAGCTGCCAAAGTTTTTGCAGAATCGTAATTTACACCACCATTCAGACCAAGCGACTGCTGAACATAATTGTATCCTGCCGAAAGATTAAAATACTTCGAGGCGATATACTTCAGGTTTATTTTCCCTTTCCAAAGAGAGAGATCACTATTTCTGAAGCCGTCATCAACCTTTTGGTTTGTGATTTCCGTATAAAAGACCAGCCTGTTTTTAATCGTCTGATTGTACTGCACATCGATGTAACCTTCTCCAACGGGTCCCTCGAAATATTTTATCCGCGAATATGGTGCCCCCGAAACAAAATCCCGTCCCGTGATTGATACGGTAATCTGGTTGGGTCTGTTTCCGTAAAGAAATCCCATGTAGGAGGGGTAAAGGGAGAGCTTTTCGATATAGCTTTCCTGGACATCATCAAAATAGAGAGTATTTGTGGTTCGATTGTTGATTTCGATACCGTCTTCGAGAAAACTGATTCTCCCGAGTCCCTCTCCATAATATGTAATCTCGGAGGGAAGCCCAAGGAATCCCATGCTTCTGTTGTAGGCAACAGGAAACTGAGAGAAAAGTGTGGCACCGTTTCTGTAATTCAGATATCTAAGGTATTCTGAGTCATACTCATACAGAGCCCCTTGAAGAGGAATTTGATAAACCGGCACAAGAGTATCCACAACCACACTGTCACGGGGAGACCGGGGCAGGCGGGTTGTATCTCCCGGCACCGGCAGCCTGTTTTTTGATGTGTCGATCTTTGAAGGATCGAATGCCTGCGACAATATCATGGCTGAAAAGAGGACAAAAACGAACAGAAATCGCATTAAAACTTTCTGACTGATGATATCAAATAAATAATCTTTAAATTTGCTTCTTGAAAAATATTAAAAGATGGATTAAAATTGCCGGAAAATAAATCTCCCTTCCTTCCCGGAGGGGATTCACCCGTGAAATTCTTTCTGAAGGAATTCCCCGAAAGGGATTGTTCACTTCTGATTCTTGGGAATGGTTTCCCGCAACTCGTTCCTTTTTTCGTTGATGCAGGATTCTCCTCCGTAAAAGCTGCATCTGATGACAACACCGAAGTTTTCGAGTATAAGGCAAACACCCCCAAAGAGAAGCAGATCCCCTCTCTCTGTGTCGATTATGCTTCCCTCGACTATAAGGACGAATCATTCGATCATGTTTTTTGTCAGGCAACACTTACACTTTCGGGCAGAAACAAACTGATAAAGCAGATCCGAAGGGTTCTTAAACCGGGTGGCCACCTGACAACCTCGGAAATCCTCTGCAATAAAAAACCTGCACCTACATTTCTGAATGACATCTGGGCTGAGTCAGGACAGGACCCCCTCTACACCGATGAGTTTGAGCCTTACTACACTTCCCGGGGTTTTATAATAAAATCCTCTGCCGACTTCACCAATGATCTTGATGAATTTTACATAAAATCGTATAAACTTCTCGAATCGAGTCTGAAGTCACTTCCCGCTGATAAAAGGGTACAGTTCCGGAAAGATTTTGTTCAGGAGAAACACGAGATTACCTCACTCGTAAAAGGAGGAGCCTTAAAATATATGAACCTTAAAACGATGATACTGCAAAAACCATGAAATTAGTAAAAAACAGCATAATTGAACTTGAAATAGAGAGCTACGCATTCGAAGGAAAGGGCGTTGCATTCCTTAGAGATGATGAAAATCCCGAAAATGAAAGGGGTTTCGTGGTTTTTGTTCAGGGTGCATACCCGGGTGAAAGAGTAACTGCAAAGCTGATCAAAACAAAAAAGAACTATGCCGAATCTGTTGTTGTTGAAGTGCTGCAGAAATCCCCTCTGCGTGTGGAACCCCTCTGTTCTCATTTTGGCGTCTGTGGTGGTTGCAAACAGCAGGACCTGGTCTATTCAGAACAGATAAAACACAAACAACAGCAGGTAGCTGAAATATTTAAAAACATCGGCGGTATCACCGAAATTGAGCAGGAACCGATTCTTGGGGCTGAAAAGCAGTTTTATT
The sequence above is a segment of the Bacteroidota bacterium genome. Coding sequences within it:
- a CDS encoding 2,3-bisphosphoglycerate-dependent phosphoglycerate mutase, with product MNYLVLLRHGQSQWNLENRFTGWVDVDITELGEKEATEAGELLKAKNLKFDHLFTSVLKRAIRTAELAAGSAGYDEIPVDRDQALNERHYGDLQGLNKAETAQKFGDEQVHLWRRSYDINPPNGESLKDTAARTIPYYIEKIEPMVKAGQNIWVVAHGNSLRSLVMHLDGLTREEVLELNIPTGVPLVYEFEDGKVLNKYYLK
- a CDS encoding putative DNA binding domain-containing protein; the protein is MRIEELIKLKETEHKIEFKEAKGGNFSYNGGSKPTPQERRRCILGYVSAFANEGGGYLVFGINDKYPHQVVGTRQCIENVGRLEQDIYRDLKIRVQIQELYDESGKRVLLIAIPPRPVGKVYKFEDVPLMRVGEELIPMDERQYLKIVQEQEPDFSAKVCSGLSFNDLDENAIHKLKEAYSKKQDNLQFLSQSNEQALSDLDLIYGNNITFAALILVGKESAIAKHLPQSKINLEYRNSLTQINFDNRQIFSESYFLTIDKLWDAINQRNGRFPIQQGPFIFDIPFFNKEVIREAINNAVAHRDYMRNSETVIKQFPNELHVVNAGGFPPGVTLQNLLTVNSTPRNRLLSDVMAKTGIVERSGQGIDKIYYQSLSEAKPEPDYSKSDDFQVELRLSSIVQDKAFALFIHQIQQNRKNGEKLSVQEIITLNCIRRGDNLRNLDSLILKKMEKEGLLERVGKTNSQKFILAKDYYIFTGTEHEYSNQKPISDIQIAIILLKHIKEFEKGRMKDFEFLLKNLLSRAQVKYAVNKMVEAGLLDRVGEGKSTFYIAGIKLEKNEKILDRAVELGLKEMKRLGETTDF
- a CDS encoding phosphatase PAP2 family protein → MDFLFEIDKAIFYFFNHTLSARPLDRFFSLITDVNSWYITYVIMLGILVTKGGKRGRIAAVMAILLIATSDQISSNFLKNLFDRVRPCNFLPDVITPIGPEGTLSFPSSHAVNNFAVAMFFSLLYPNLKWVLFITAALIAISRPYLGLHYPSDTLAGALVGSAIGYGFAKLQIYIENKFFKMGEKEMEHG
- a CDS encoding putative porin; this encodes MRFLFVFVLFSAMILSQAFDPSKIDTSKNRLPVPGDTTRLPRSPRDSVVVDTLVPVYQIPLQGALYEYDSEYLRYLNYRNGATLFSQFPVAYNRSMGFLGLPSEITYYGEGLGRISFLEDGIEINNRTTNTLYFDDVQESYIEKLSLYPSYMGFLYGNRPNQITVSITGRDFVSGAPYSRIKYFEGPVGEGYIDVQYNQTIKNRLVFYTEITNQKVDDGFRNSDLSLWKGKINLKYIASKYFNLSAGYNYVQQSLGLNGGVNYDSAKTLAASIPGRTIDDILYDDRAAPVNFLNRYQKNASHRINLKAFGYFAGKGYFEGALYHQTNTNEFRQNEDSLFTNPNRFMIDRKFSATGGSFRTTFDTKYFAADVHANYDAVTQESFWFDSSSGTFVPSGPARKNSFSAGGILTGKAGGFALSGFGKLFIYEGEVYTGFGGEGKAEFAEYFKFRGGVSWLNSFDQDYGYINAKTSITRVEGELGYADGVLSLKLLGWAANSDRTLVGTFMPTMDPMVAIGFVPAIEPENLAFGAAASADYKIGPFSCFADIRYNHKRLKDSEKNIIPLLNSKVGIVFRDTLFNDALDLKTTLSYSYRTSSVATFYNFFTDRVLYTPFMDDVPASGQLDFALAGTIQKVATLYFSWENLLGSKYYLSPYYPVLPRNIRFGISWEFLN
- a CDS encoding class I SAM-dependent methyltransferase, which encodes MPENKSPFLPGGDSPVKFFLKEFPERDCSLLILGNGFPQLVPFFVDAGFSSVKAASDDNTEVFEYKANTPKEKQIPSLCVDYASLDYKDESFDHVFCQATLTLSGRNKLIKQIRRVLKPGGHLTTSEILCNKKPAPTFLNDIWAESGQDPLYTDEFEPYYTSRGFIIKSSADFTNDLDEFYIKSYKLLESSLKSLPADKRVQFRKDFVQEKHEITSLVKGGALKYMNLKTMILQKP